One window of the Trifolium pratense cultivar HEN17-A07 linkage group LG2, ARS_RC_1.1, whole genome shotgun sequence genome contains the following:
- the LOC123904989 gene encoding uncharacterized protein LOC123904989 produces the protein MAQIGNTSQILVDTTDVFTTDQKFATPDAVLTWARDVGDANKVSIIITRSDKKNGIRGRNDKLILGCDKGGKYDSSESSTTTTSKKCNCPFKIRAAPSTDGSGWKVQVIHGVHNHGLPDQYHGHPRKARLTADENKRVQDLTKRKVAPRHIILDLKDQNPESVDASLVYRKRHMMQIQERGSRTELQHLLQLLDDGKYVS, from the coding sequence atgGCTCAAATCGGCAATACAAGTCAAATATTAGTAGATACTACAGATGTTTTTACAACTGATCAAAAATTTGCTACACCGGATGCTGTTCTCACATGGGCTCGagatgttggagatgccaacaAAGTCAGTATTATCATTACTCGGTCAGATAAAAAGAACGGAATAAGAGGTAGAAATGACAAGTTGATTTTAGGTTGTGATAAAGGTGGAAAGTATGACTCTTCAGAAAGTTCCACGACAACTACATCGAAAAAATGTAActgtccatttaaaattagagCTGCACCTTCAACAGATGGTTCAGGATGGAAAGTTCAGGTTATTCATGGAGTTCACAACCACGGGCTACCTGACCAATATCATGGTCATCCTCGCAAGGCACGTTTAACCGCCGATGAAAACAAACGTGTTCAAGATTTGACAAAGCGTAAAGTAGCACCAAGACACATTATTTTAGATTTGAAAGATCAAAATCCAGAGTCTGTTGATGCCTCACTTGTATATAGGAAAAGACACATGATGCAAATACAGGAAAGAGGCTCCAGAACAGAGCTGCAACACTTGCTGCAGTTGTTAGATGATGGAAAATATGTCAGCTGA
- the LOC123903989 gene encoding uncharacterized protein LOC123903989 encodes MSNAMEAIWTRFRSLDIVGKRALKSKVFELAYPASSSLRPPPEKIKTRGGVKNKDKGKAPKGYDVYRDPSYFEHVEREYGDSQGTSKRSRTQLSQPSQDQQAQPSQKQLSQMSKKLTSQKYLGQFPDHIHPHIVDIIEVLGDGNCGFRAVAYLLGYTEEGWPIVRRELHEELTNNNSLYEKLFRQGLQGVRDSLVANRWFTVPAMGYLVANRYNVILVTLGKPSRTFFPMMTSYSSSARFFCIGFVGGNHWVPVNMSKGFPLPEVTADWKKFRSHEATSWMSNLNGRLQYWQLLNPPVKPPNGVMSVD; translated from the exons ATGAGTAATGCAATGGAGGCAATATGGACTCGATTTCGGTCACTTGATATTGTTGGTAAAAGAGCGTTGAAGAGTAAAGTGTTTGAACTTGCTTATCCAGCCTCAAGTTCATTGCGTCCACcacctgaaaaaataaaaaccagagGAGGAGTGAAGAACAAAGATAAAGGCAAAGCACCAAAGGGTTATGATGTGTACCGTGATCCATCATACTTTGAAcatgttgaaagagaatatgGTGATTCACAAG GTACATCAAAGAGGTCGCGTACACAACTATCTCAGCCATCTCAGGATCAACAAGCTCAACCATCTCAAAAGCAACTATCACAAATGTCTAAAAAATTGACATCTCAGAAGTATCTGGGGCAATTTCCTGATCATATACATCCACATATTGTTGACATTATTGAAGTGTTAGGAGATGGAAATTGTGGTTTTAGAGCTGTTGCATATTTACTTGGTTACACAGAGGAAGGTTGGCCCATCGTCCGCCGAGAGTTACATGAAGAGCTGACAAATAATAACAGTTTGTATGAGAAATTATTCAGACAAGGTTTACAGGGCGTTAGAGATTCGCTGGTAGCAAATAGATGGTTCACCGTACCTGCTATGGGTTACTTGGTAGCAAATAGgtataatgttattttagtcACTTTGGGTAAACCTAGTCGGACCTTCTTTCCTATGATGACTTCATATTCCTCTTCAGCAAGGTTTTTTTGTATCGGTTTTGTCGGTGGAAATCATTGGGTGCCGGTAAACATGTCAAAGGGATTTCCGTTGCCCGAAGTTACAGCTGATTGGAAGAAATTTCGTTCACATGAGGCAACATCTTGGATGTCAAACTTAAACGGACGCCTACAATATTGGCAACTTCTAAATCCTCCGGTGAAACCTCCTAATGGTGTTATGTCtgttgattaa
- the LOC123904990 gene encoding protein MAIN-LIKE 1-like — MNIHTGIHRRKCSGMNIHTGIHRRKCSVARIRGRDGRIRRSEDIGHEEFLRCQAEEQQEEEKQQQEEELVPEVQPVVQPVVWPGGPIDTSHLTRYHEHVARHVWFGEERHGPRIELKIASLGGKLAEWVPNQHPRYVEGWMTASGLRSLKRTSLNKVDPNLISAFVERWHPETSSFHMPFGEMTITLDDVACLLHIPIRGDFYTPSSFTEEEAAALAAELLGVSLQCAARETRKQRGGYFSQQWLFDNYIRQCEVENYDCAARSYLLLLIGCTICTDKSFTRVDAKYLPMFRVLSTCSRFAWGAIALVELYDTLNDASIFTTKGLAGYATLLQCWIHEYFPTLGRRAESGIDCDIPGASLPRARRWRYRQGNVKLPAYRPVLDALTPDDVIWRPFEDHRAAFPFDLVSMYSGYLRGCTVVRYLPERCIRQFGYVQYIPPPPPPAPAIDVIDSDWIGYDIVVDRIVQPTRPATYAAEAAADYLPWYYMVSHPIVCRPVDGPHGAQPVPQYMAPQDDPMEADAPAPAEDDLQCERRWRGMIGSALERFVSHLNIDRDEEGFEDLFLALDVARGEHP, encoded by the exons atgaatattcataccggaataCATAGAcgaaagtgttccggtatgaatattcataccggaataCATAGAcgaaagtgttccg TGGCGCGTATCAGAGGACGCGATGGTAGAATTAGGCGTTCCGAAGATATCGGACATGAAGAGTTTCTACGGTGCCAGGCGGAGGAGCAGCAGGAGGAGGAGAAGCAGCAGCAGGAGGAGGAGCTTGTGCCGGAGGTGCAACCTGTGGTGCAGCCTGTGGTGTGGCCTGGAGGACCGATTGATACTAGTCATCTGACACGGTATCATGAGCACGTTGCTCGTCATGTATGGTTTGGCGAg GAACGTCATGGACCAAGAATTGAATTAAAGATAGCATCTCTCGGTGGCAAACTGGCCGAATGGGTTCCTAATCAACATCCACGATATGTTGAAGGTTGGATGACTGCATCTGGGTTGAGATCACTTAAGCGGACCAGTTTGAACAAGGTCGATCCGAATCTTATATCCGCATTTGTTGAGAGATGGCACCCTGAGACATCGTCATTTCACATGCCATTCGGTGAAATGACAATTACACTAGATGATGTTGCCTGTTTGTTGCATATTCCGATTAGGGGTGACTTTTACACACCGTCATCGTTCACAGAGGAAGAAGCTGCGGCACTTGCAGCTGAATTGTTGGGTGTCAGTCTTCAGTGTGCGGCCAGAGAGACAAGAAAGCAGCGAGGTGGATATTTTTCTCAACAATGGCTATTTGATAACTACATAAGGCAGTGTGAAgttgagaattatgattgtgcTGCTAGGTcgtatttgttgttgttgatcgGCTGTACCATTTGCACTGACAAGAGTTTTACACGCGTGGATGCAAAATATCTACCGATGTTTAGGGTTTTGTCTACATGTAGTAGATTTGCTTGGGGTGCAATTGCCTTGGTTGAATTATATGACACCTTGAATGATGCTTCTATCTTTACCACAAAGGGGCTCGCTGGGTATGCGACACTTTTACAG TGTTGGATTCACGAGTATTTCCCTACCCTTGGAAGGCGGGCTGAGTCTGGTATTGACTGTGATATTCCTGGTGCGAGTTTACCTCGAGCTAGGCGGTGGAGGTATAGGCAAGGGAATGTGAAGCTTCCTGCTTATCGACCAGTACTGGATGCATTGACCCCGGATGACGTTATATGGCGTCCGTTTGAAGACCATAGAGCTGCATTTCCTTTTGACCTGGTGAGTATGTATAGTGGATATCTGCGTGGCTGCACTGTAGTTCGTTACTTGCCTGAGAGATGTATTAGGCAGTTTGGCTACGTTCAGTatataccaccaccaccacctccagcTCCTGCCATTGATGTTATTGATAGTGACTGGATCGGTTATGACATCGTTGTTGATCGGATCGTTCAGCCCACACGTCCAGCGACATATGCTGCTGAGGCTGCAGCTGATTACTTGCCGTGGTACTATATGGTATCACATCCTATAGTATGTCGCCCTGTTGATGGACCACATGGAGCACAGCCAGTTCCACAGTATATGGCACCACAAGATGATCCGATGGAAGCAGATGCACCAGCTCCAGCAGAGGATGACCTCCAATGCGAACGAAGATggagaggtatgattggttccgcATTGGAGAGGTTTGTCTCGCATTTAAATATCGACAGAGATGAAGAGGGATTTGAAGATCTTTTTTTAGCACTGGATGTGGCTCGTGGTGAACATccatga
- the LOC123903987 gene encoding aldehyde dehydrogenase family 3 member H1-like translates to MVFDGEAAASLVKELRLSFNSGKTRSYEWRISQLKAFLKMVVEQEDQIVEALRSDLAKPPLETVVYEIGMFKNSCEVTLKELKQWMTPEKAKTSITTFPSSAEIVPEPLGVVLVISAWNYPFLLSLDPVVGAIAAGNAVVLKPSEIAPASSTLLLKLLGEYVDNSCVRVVEGAVDETTALLQQKWDKILYTGNGKVGRIVMAAAAKHLTPVILELGGKSPTVVDSNVNLEVTARRIISGKWGCNNGQACISPDYIITTKDFAPKLVDALKIELENCFGKNPLESVDLSRIVSSNHFARLTKFLDDDKVSGKIVFGGEKDESKLRIAPTLLLDVPRDSLIMSEEIFGPLLPIITVNKLEESFDFINEGTKPLAAYLFTNDNKFKEEFVKNVSAGGLLINDTVLHVVVHTLPFGGVGESGMGAYHGKFSFDAFTHRKAVLYRGFTGDGSIRYPPYTDTKQKTMKALVAGDVTGVVRALFGWS, encoded by the exons ATGGTGTTTGACGGAGAAGCGGCGGCGTCGTTGGTGAAGGAGCTGAGGTTGAGCTTCAATTCTGGTAAGACAAGAAGTTATGAATGGAGAATATCACAGCTGAAGGCTTTTTTGAAGATGGTTGTTGAACAAGAGGATCAAATTGTTGAAGCTCTTCGTTCTGATCTTGCTAAACCACCACTTGAAACCGTTGTCTATGAG ATTGGTATGTTTAAAAACTCATGTGAAGTCACACTAAAGGAATTGAAACAATGGATGACTCCAGAAAAG GCTAAAACTTCAATCACAACTTTTCCTTCTTCGGCTGAAATAGTACCTGAACCACTTGGTGTTGTGTTAGTCATCTCTGCATGGAACTATCCATTTT TGCTATCCCTTGATCCAGTTGTTGGAGCTATAGCAGCTGGTAATGCCGTGGTTCTAAAACCATCAGAAATCGCTCCAGCCTCCTCTACACTGTTGTTAAAATTGTTAGGGGAGTACGTGGATAATTCATGTGTAAGAGTTGTGGAGGGTGCAGTTGATGAAACTACTGCATTGTTACAACAAAAGTGggacaaaattttatatacaGGTAATGGAAAAGTGGGAAGGATAGTGATGGCTGCTGCTGCAAAACACCTTACACCAGTTATTCTAGAGCTTGGAGGAAAATCTCCAACTGTTGTTGATTCAAATGTCAATTTAGAG GTTACGGCTAGGCGGATAATTTCAGGTAAGTGGGGCTGCAACAATGGACAAGCCTGCATTTCTCCTGATTACATTATAACAACAAAAGACTTTGCTCCCAAATTG GTAGACGccttaaaaattgaattagaAAACTGCTTTGGAAAGAATCCATTAGAATCTGTTGATTTGTCGCGCATTGTGAGTTCTAACCACTTTGCTCGCTTGACAAAGTTCTTGGATGATGATAAGGTTTCTGGCAAGATTGTTTTTGGAGGCGAAAAGGATGAAAGCAAATT GAGGATTGCTCCGACTCTTTTATTAGACGTTCCTCGAGATTCTCTTATAATGAGCGAGGAGATCTTTGGTCCATTGCTCCCCATCATCACG GTGAATAAGCTGGAAGAAAGCTTTGATTTCATCAATGAAGGAACAAAGCCGCTTGCTGCATATTTATTTACAAACGACAACAAGTTCAAGGAGGAATTTGTGAAGAATGTTTCTGCCGGGGGTTTGCTTATCAATGACACTGTCTTACAT GTTGTGGTTCATACATTGCCATTTGGGGGAGTTGGTGAGAGTGGAATGGGTGCCTACCATGGAAAATTCTCTTTTGACGCTTTTACTCACAGAAAGGCAGTTCTTTATCGCGGTTTTACAGGCGATGGTTCGATAAGGTATCCACCTTACACTGATACAAAGCAGAAAACGATGAAGGCTCTAGTCGCGGGTGATGTTACTGGTGTAGTACGTGCTCTTTTTGGATGGTCCTAG